The proteins below come from a single Kosakonia sp. SMBL-WEM22 genomic window:
- the secE gene encoding preprotein translocase subunit SecE: MSANTEAQGSGRGLEAMKWVVVAVLLLVAIVGNYLYRDMMLPLRALAVVILIAAAGGVALLTTKGKATVAFAREARTEVRKVIWPTRQETLHTTLIVAAVTAVMSLILWGLDGILVRLVSFITGLRF; the protein is encoded by the coding sequence ATGAGTGCGAATACCGAAGCTCAAGGGAGCGGGCGCGGCCTGGAAGCGATGAAGTGGGTTGTTGTTGCAGTACTGCTGCTCGTGGCTATCGTTGGCAACTATCTTTATCGTGACATGATGCTGCCGCTCCGCGCGCTGGCAGTTGTAATTCTGATTGCTGCAGCAGGTGGTGTCGCGCTGTTGACGACGAAGGGAAAAGCGACCGTTGCTTTTGCCCGTGAAGCGAGAACCGAAGTACGTAAAGTGATTTGGCCCACTCGTCAGGAAACATTGCACACCACGTTGATTGTGGCTGCGGTCACCGCAGTTATGTCACTGATCCTGTGGGGGCTGGATGGTATTCTGGTCCGCCTGGTTTCCTTTATCACTGGCCTGAGGTTCTGA
- the tuf gene encoding elongation factor Tu — protein MSKEKFERTKPHVNVGTIGHVDHGKTTLTAAITTVLAKTYGGAARAFDQIDNAPEEKARGITINTSHVEYDTPTRHYAHVDCPGHADYVKNMITGAAQMDGAILVVAATDGPMPQTREHILLGRQVGVPFIIVFLNKCDMVDDEELLELVEMEVRELLSQYDFPGDDTPIVRGSALKALEGEAQWEEKIIELAGYLDSYIPEPERAIDKPFLLPIEDVFSISGRGTVVTGRVERGIIKVGEEVEIVGIKDTAKSTCTGVEMFRKLLDEGRAGENVGVLLRGIKREEIERGQVLAKPGSIKPHTKFESEVYILSKDEGGRHTPFFKGYRPQFYFRTTDVTGTIELPEGVEMVMPGDNIKMVVTLIHPIAMDDGLRFAIREGGRTVGAGVVAKVLS, from the coding sequence ATGTCTAAAGAAAAGTTTGAACGTACAAAACCGCACGTTAACGTCGGTACTATCGGCCACGTTGACCATGGTAAAACAACGCTGACTGCTGCAATCACTACCGTACTGGCTAAGACCTACGGCGGTGCTGCTCGCGCATTCGACCAGATCGATAACGCGCCGGAAGAAAAAGCTCGTGGTATCACCATCAACACCTCTCACGTTGAATATGACACCCCGACTCGCCACTACGCGCACGTAGACTGCCCGGGCCACGCCGACTATGTTAAAAACATGATCACCGGTGCTGCGCAGATGGACGGCGCGATCCTGGTTGTTGCTGCGACTGACGGCCCGATGCCGCAGACCCGTGAGCACATCCTGCTGGGTCGTCAGGTAGGCGTTCCGTTCATCATCGTGTTCCTGAACAAATGTGACATGGTTGATGACGAAGAGCTGCTGGAACTGGTTGAGATGGAAGTGCGTGAGCTGCTGTCTCAGTACGACTTCCCGGGCGACGACACTCCGATCGTTCGTGGTTCTGCACTGAAAGCGCTGGAAGGCGAAGCTCAGTGGGAAGAGAAAATCATCGAGCTGGCTGGCTACCTGGATTCCTACATCCCGGAACCAGAGCGCGCGATTGACAAGCCGTTCCTGCTGCCGATCGAAGACGTATTCTCCATCTCCGGTCGTGGTACCGTTGTTACCGGTCGTGTAGAGCGCGGTATCATCAAAGTTGGTGAAGAAGTTGAAATCGTTGGTATCAAAGACACCGCGAAATCTACCTGTACCGGCGTTGAAATGTTCCGCAAACTGCTGGACGAAGGCCGTGCTGGTGAGAACGTTGGTGTTCTGCTGCGTGGTATCAAACGTGAAGAAATCGAACGTGGTCAGGTACTGGCTAAGCCGGGTTCCATCAAGCCGCACACCAAATTCGAATCTGAAGTGTACATCCTGTCCAAAGACGAAGGCGGCCGTCACACTCCGTTCTTCAAAGGCTACCGTCCGCAGTTCTACTTCCGTACAACTGACGTGACTGGCACCATCGAACTGCCGGAAGGCGTTGAGATGGTAATGCCGGGCGACAACATCAAAATGGTTGTTACCCTGATTCACCCGATTGCGATGGACGATGGTCTGCGTTTCGCAATCCGTGAAGGCGGCCGTACCGTTGGCGCGGGCGTTGTAGCAAAAGTTCTCAGCTAA
- the coaA gene encoding type I pantothenate kinase: MSKKEQTLMTPYLQFNRSQWAALRASVPMTLTEGEIARLKGINEDLSLEEVAEIYLPLSRLLNFYISSNLRRQAVLEQFLGTNGQRIPYIISIAGSVAVGKSTTARVLQALLSRWPEHRRVELITTDGFLHPNQVLKDRGLMKKKGFPQSYDMHRLVKFVSDIKSGVTNVTAPVYSHLIYDVIPDGDKTVAQPDILILEGLNVLQSGMDYPHDPHHVFVSDFVDFSIYVDAPEELLQNWYINRFLKFREGAFTNPDSYFHNYAKLSKEEAVEIAQSLWKEINGLNLKENILPTRERASLIMTKSANHAVEEVRLRK; the protein is encoded by the coding sequence ATGAGTAAAAAAGAGCAAACGTTAATGACGCCCTACCTACAGTTTAATCGCAGCCAGTGGGCTGCCCTTCGTGCTTCGGTTCCTATGACGCTGACCGAAGGCGAAATTGCGAGATTAAAAGGCATTAATGAAGACCTTTCTCTAGAAGAAGTGGCGGAAATTTATCTTCCTCTTTCCCGTTTACTCAATTTCTATATCAGCTCTAACCTGCGCCGCCAGGCTGTGCTTGAGCAATTCCTTGGCACTAATGGGCAGCGTATTCCTTATATCATCAGCATTGCCGGAAGCGTGGCGGTAGGCAAAAGCACTACGGCACGCGTGCTGCAAGCCTTGTTGAGCCGCTGGCCTGAGCACCGTCGCGTTGAGCTCATTACTACCGATGGTTTTTTGCATCCCAATCAAGTGTTGAAAGATCGTGGTTTGATGAAGAAGAAAGGCTTTCCGCAATCCTATGATATGCATCGCCTTGTTAAATTCGTTTCAGATATCAAATCCGGGGTAACCAATGTCACCGCGCCGGTCTATTCGCACCTGATCTATGATGTCATTCCAGATGGCGATAAAACGGTTGCTCAGCCCGATATTCTGATTCTTGAAGGGTTGAATGTTCTGCAAAGCGGTATGGATTATCCTCATGACCCGCATCATGTATTTGTCTCCGACTTTGTCGACTTTTCAATATATGTCGATGCGCCTGAAGAGTTGCTGCAGAACTGGTATATCAATCGCTTCCTGAAATTCCGCGAAGGGGCGTTTACCAATCCGGACTCTTATTTCCATAACTATGCGAAATTGTCGAAAGAGGAAGCCGTCGAGATTGCGCAATCGCTGTGGAAAGAAATTAACGGGTTAAATCTTAAGGAAAATATCCTGCCAACCCGCGAGCGGGCAAGCCTGATTATGACCAAAAGCGCTAATCATGCTGTTGAGGAAGTGCGCCTGCGTAAGTAA
- the birA gene encoding bifunctional biotin--[acetyl-CoA-carboxylase] ligase/biotin operon repressor BirA, with product MKDNTIPLTLISILADGEFHSGEQLGESLGMSRAAINKHIQTLRDWGVDVFTVPGKGYSLPEPIQLLDENFIRREVEQGSVAVLPVIDSTNQYLLDRLGSLQSGDACVAEYQQAGRGRRGRKWVSPFGANLYISMYWRLEQGPAAAIGLSLVIGIVMTEVLRDLGADQVRVKWPNDLYLQDRKLAGILVELTGKTGDAAQIVIGAGVNLAMRNAQAGDINQGWINLQEAGVRIDRNVLAARLITELRSALYCFEQEGLAPFLPRWEVLDNFINRPVKLIIGEKEIFGISRGIDAQGALLLEQDGVVKPWVGGEISLRSAE from the coding sequence GTGAAAGATAATACTATCCCCTTGACGCTGATCTCGATTCTGGCTGATGGCGAGTTTCACTCCGGTGAACAACTTGGCGAAAGTCTTGGTATGAGTCGGGCTGCAATCAATAAACATATACAGACGCTCCGGGACTGGGGTGTGGATGTGTTTACCGTACCGGGAAAAGGATACAGTCTGCCTGAACCTATTCAGTTATTGGATGAAAACTTCATCCGTCGCGAAGTTGAGCAAGGGAGCGTGGCGGTATTGCCTGTCATTGACTCCACTAACCAATATTTGCTGGATCGACTTGGCAGTTTGCAGTCCGGCGATGCCTGTGTCGCCGAGTATCAGCAGGCAGGACGTGGACGCCGTGGACGGAAATGGGTCTCGCCATTTGGTGCTAATCTCTATATCTCCATGTACTGGCGTCTCGAACAAGGCCCCGCAGCTGCTATTGGCTTAAGCCTCGTTATCGGCATCGTCATGACAGAAGTATTACGCGACTTGGGTGCTGATCAGGTGCGGGTTAAATGGCCTAACGACCTCTATCTCCAGGATCGTAAACTTGCAGGTATTCTTGTCGAATTAACGGGAAAAACAGGCGATGCGGCGCAGATCGTGATTGGTGCCGGTGTAAATTTAGCCATGCGAAATGCTCAGGCAGGGGATATTAATCAGGGATGGATCAATCTGCAGGAAGCGGGTGTGCGTATAGACCGCAATGTTCTTGCAGCCCGGCTTATTACAGAGTTGCGCAGCGCATTGTACTGCTTTGAACAAGAAGGACTCGCGCCTTTTCTCCCCCGCTGGGAAGTGCTGGATAATTTTATTAACCGGCCGGTTAAATTAATCATTGGCGAAAAAGAGATCTTTGGTATCTCTCGCGGCATTGATGCGCAGGGTGCTTTATTGCTTGAGCAGGATGGCGTGGTTAAACCCTGGGTTGGTGGGGAAATATCACTACGCAGCGCGGAATAA
- the murB gene encoding UDP-N-acetylmuramate dehydrogenase — MNLSLKPWNTFGIEHSARRIVCAENTQQLLDAWQSALEHQQPVLILGEGSNVLFLEDFAGTVIINRIKGIKISEEADAWLLHVGAGENWHQLVQFTLERGMPGLENLALIPGCTGSSPIQNIGAYGVELKRVCDYVDCVELNSGKQQRLTAKECRFGYRDSIFKHECQDRVAITAVGLRLAKAWQPVLTYGDLIRLDPATVTPQQVFDAVCHMRTSKLPDPKIYGNAGSFFKNPVITAEQAVALLATHPHAPHYPQADGSVKLAAGWLIDQCQLKGTSTGGAAVHYLQALVLINTGHATSDDVVQLAHIVRQRVGEKFNVWLEPEVRFIGHAGEVNAVEIIA, encoded by the coding sequence ATCGTATGCGCTGAGAATACCCAACAACTGCTGGATGCCTGGCAGAGTGCATTAGAGCATCAGCAACCGGTGCTGATCCTTGGAGAGGGCAGTAATGTGCTTTTCCTGGAGGATTTTGCCGGAACCGTCATCATCAACCGCATCAAAGGCATCAAGATTAGCGAAGAGGCTGATGCATGGCTGCTACACGTTGGCGCCGGTGAGAACTGGCATCAACTTGTGCAGTTCACACTTGAGCGCGGGATGCCAGGCCTCGAAAATCTCGCGTTGATCCCTGGCTGTACAGGATCCTCACCTATCCAGAATATCGGCGCATACGGCGTTGAGCTGAAGCGTGTCTGCGATTATGTTGATTGCGTTGAGCTAAACAGTGGTAAACAACAGCGGTTAACGGCAAAAGAGTGCCGCTTTGGCTATCGTGACAGCATATTCAAGCATGAGTGCCAGGATCGCGTTGCGATCACTGCTGTAGGGTTGCGTCTGGCTAAAGCGTGGCAACCGGTGCTCACGTATGGGGACTTAATCCGTCTTGATCCTGCGACAGTAACGCCTCAGCAGGTCTTCGATGCCGTGTGTCATATGCGTACCAGCAAACTACCGGACCCCAAAATTTATGGTAATGCGGGTAGCTTCTTCAAAAACCCGGTGATCACAGCTGAACAGGCGGTTGCTCTGCTGGCTACTCATCCCCATGCCCCGCACTATCCGCAGGCCGATGGCTCAGTGAAACTGGCCGCCGGTTGGCTTATCGACCAATGCCAGTTGAAAGGCACATCAACAGGTGGCGCTGCCGTTCATTATCTACAGGCTCTGGTGCTCATTAATACTGGTCACGCGACAAGTGATGATGTGGTTCAGCTTGCCCATATAGTGCGCCAGCGCGTCGGTGAAAAATTTAATGTCTGGCTAGAGCCAGAGGTGCGCTTTATTGGTCATGCCGGTGAGGTGAATGCCGTGGAGATTATTGCGTGA